A window from Malania oleifera isolate guangnan ecotype guangnan chromosome 7, ASM2987363v1, whole genome shotgun sequence encodes these proteins:
- the LOC131159973 gene encoding cytochrome P450 CYP72A616-like isoform X1 — protein sequence MDGLILRSLLLSTAVLLLYSVLRAVYTIWWGPKSLEKRLTQQGIRGTSYKLFYGDKKDFLRLNKEALSKPISLNHQIASRVLPFTHHMVQTYDIYLATGKFCVEWVGTRARLIIADPELIRLALTEKDGHIQKQKQNPLVNILSLGLSALEGEKWAKHRTLMTPAFHHGKLKGMGPAFSASCCNMIDRWNELVSPEGSCELDVALELQNLTGDVIARTAFGSSYEAGKKIFEFQKEQATLVMEAFEAFYFPGLRFIPTKKNRRRYYLDNEIKTTIRGIIREKEQAKKNTESSSTDLLGLLLQCKEQKDNEMTIEDVIEECKLFYFAGQETTANLLTWTIIALSMHPNWQEKAREEVLQIWGHKTPDVEGINHLKIVSAIPFMLRTKVLETTLTLEPTSFWKLVVAYGGNLQVPMVVHEVLRLYPPVVFMLRQIHQRTNIGGLSIPEGIDLYLPVLLLHHDPDYWGGDVEEFKPERFAEGVSKASKDQMAFYPFGWGPRVCIGQNFAMMEAKMALAMILQHFWFELSPTYTHAPFTVITLQPQHGAPIILHQI from the exons ATGGATGGTCTCATTCTCAGGAGTCTGCTCTTGTCCACTGCAGTACTACTTCTGTACTCTGTTCTGAGAGCTGTTTACACCATTTGGTGGGGACCCAAAAGCCTGGAGAAGCGTTTAACACAGCAGGGGATAAGAGGTACCTCTTACAAGCTTTTTTATGGTGACAAGAAAGACTTCCTGAGATTAAACAAGGAAGCGTTGTCCAAACCCATTAGCCTAAATCACCAGATTGCATCACGGGTGCTTCCATTCACTCATCATATGGTTCAAACATATG ATATATACCTGGCAACAGGAAAATTTTGTGTAGAATGGGTTGGAACGAGAGCTAGGCTGATAATTGCGGACCCAGAGCTCATCAGGCTAGCATTAACAGAGAAGGACGGCCACATCCAAAAGCAAAAACAGAACCCTCTTGTTAATATTCTCAGTCTGGGCCTCTCGGCCTTGGAAGGGGAGAAATGGGCAAAGCACAGAACATTGATGACTCCTGCTTTCCACCATGGCAAGTTAAAG GGGATGGGGCCAGCCTTTTCAGCCAGTTGCTGCAACATGATTGACCGGTGGAACGAACTGGTTAGTCCTGAAGGATCATGCGAACTGGATGTTGCCCTAGAATTGCAAAATCTTACCGGTGATGTCATTGCTCGAACAGCCTTTGGAAGTAGCTATGAAGCCGGAAAGAAGATATTTGAATTCCAGAAAGAGCAGGCAACGCTGGTGATGGAAGCTTTCGAAGCCTTCTATTTTCCTGGTCTCAG ATTCATACCCACAAAGAAAAACAGAAGGAGATATTATCTAGACAATGAGATCAAAACAACAATAAGGGGCATTATTCGAGAAAAAGAGCAGGCAAAGAAAAACACAGAATCAAGCAGCACTGATTTATTGGGTTTGCTGTTACAATGCAAAGAACAGAAGGATAATGAGATGACAATTGAGGATGTGATTGAAGAATGCAAGTTATTCTACTTCGCTGGCCAAGAGACTACTGCTAACCTGCTAACATGGACGATCATCGCCTTATCAATGCATCCGAATTGGCAAGAGAAGGCAAGAGAAGAGGTTCTGCAGATTTGGGGGCATAAAACTCCTGATGTTGAAGGCATAAACCATCTCAAGATTGTAAGTGCAATTCCGTTTATGCTACGCACAAAGGTGCTAGAAACAACACTAACACTTGAACCCACATCATTTTGGAAGCTAGTAGTTGCTTATGGAGGTAATTTGCAGGTCCCCATGGTAGTACATGAAGTCTTAAGGCTATATCCACCGGTGGTATTTATGTTACGACAGATTCATCAAAGAACAAATATAGGGGGATTGTCCATCCCAGAAGGGATCGACCTTTACTTACCTGTGCTGCTTCTTCATCATGACCCAGACTACTGGGGTGGCGATGTTGAAGAATTCAAACCAGAGAGATTTGCTGAAGGGGTTTCCAAGGCATCCAAGGATCAAATGGCATTCTACCCATTTGGATGGGGACCCAGAGTCTGTATTGGCCAAAACTTTGCAATGATGGAAGCAAAGATGGCATTGGCCATGATTTTGC
- the LOC131159973 gene encoding cytochrome P450 CYP72A616-like isoform X2: MDGLILRSLLLSTAVLLLYSVLRAVYTIWWGPKSLEKRLTQQGIRGTSYKLFYGDKKDFLRLNKEALSKPISLNHQIASRVLPFTHHMVQTYGKFCVEWVGTRARLIIADPELIRLALTEKDGHIQKQKQNPLVNILSLGLSALEGEKWAKHRTLMTPAFHHGKLKGMGPAFSASCCNMIDRWNELVSPEGSCELDVALELQNLTGDVIARTAFGSSYEAGKKIFEFQKEQATLVMEAFEAFYFPGLRFIPTKKNRRRYYLDNEIKTTIRGIIREKEQAKKNTESSSTDLLGLLLQCKEQKDNEMTIEDVIEECKLFYFAGQETTANLLTWTIIALSMHPNWQEKAREEVLQIWGHKTPDVEGINHLKIVSAIPFMLRTKVLETTLTLEPTSFWKLVVAYGGNLQVPMVVHEVLRLYPPVVFMLRQIHQRTNIGGLSIPEGIDLYLPVLLLHHDPDYWGGDVEEFKPERFAEGVSKASKDQMAFYPFGWGPRVCIGQNFAMMEAKMALAMILQHFWFELSPTYTHAPFTVITLQPQHGAPIILHQI; this comes from the exons ATGGATGGTCTCATTCTCAGGAGTCTGCTCTTGTCCACTGCAGTACTACTTCTGTACTCTGTTCTGAGAGCTGTTTACACCATTTGGTGGGGACCCAAAAGCCTGGAGAAGCGTTTAACACAGCAGGGGATAAGAGGTACCTCTTACAAGCTTTTTTATGGTGACAAGAAAGACTTCCTGAGATTAAACAAGGAAGCGTTGTCCAAACCCATTAGCCTAAATCACCAGATTGCATCACGGGTGCTTCCATTCACTCATCATATGGTTCAAACATATG GAAAATTTTGTGTAGAATGGGTTGGAACGAGAGCTAGGCTGATAATTGCGGACCCAGAGCTCATCAGGCTAGCATTAACAGAGAAGGACGGCCACATCCAAAAGCAAAAACAGAACCCTCTTGTTAATATTCTCAGTCTGGGCCTCTCGGCCTTGGAAGGGGAGAAATGGGCAAAGCACAGAACATTGATGACTCCTGCTTTCCACCATGGCAAGTTAAAG GGGATGGGGCCAGCCTTTTCAGCCAGTTGCTGCAACATGATTGACCGGTGGAACGAACTGGTTAGTCCTGAAGGATCATGCGAACTGGATGTTGCCCTAGAATTGCAAAATCTTACCGGTGATGTCATTGCTCGAACAGCCTTTGGAAGTAGCTATGAAGCCGGAAAGAAGATATTTGAATTCCAGAAAGAGCAGGCAACGCTGGTGATGGAAGCTTTCGAAGCCTTCTATTTTCCTGGTCTCAG ATTCATACCCACAAAGAAAAACAGAAGGAGATATTATCTAGACAATGAGATCAAAACAACAATAAGGGGCATTATTCGAGAAAAAGAGCAGGCAAAGAAAAACACAGAATCAAGCAGCACTGATTTATTGGGTTTGCTGTTACAATGCAAAGAACAGAAGGATAATGAGATGACAATTGAGGATGTGATTGAAGAATGCAAGTTATTCTACTTCGCTGGCCAAGAGACTACTGCTAACCTGCTAACATGGACGATCATCGCCTTATCAATGCATCCGAATTGGCAAGAGAAGGCAAGAGAAGAGGTTCTGCAGATTTGGGGGCATAAAACTCCTGATGTTGAAGGCATAAACCATCTCAAGATTGTAAGTGCAATTCCGTTTATGCTACGCACAAAGGTGCTAGAAACAACACTAACACTTGAACCCACATCATTTTGGAAGCTAGTAGTTGCTTATGGAGGTAATTTGCAGGTCCCCATGGTAGTACATGAAGTCTTAAGGCTATATCCACCGGTGGTATTTATGTTACGACAGATTCATCAAAGAACAAATATAGGGGGATTGTCCATCCCAGAAGGGATCGACCTTTACTTACCTGTGCTGCTTCTTCATCATGACCCAGACTACTGGGGTGGCGATGTTGAAGAATTCAAACCAGAGAGATTTGCTGAAGGGGTTTCCAAGGCATCCAAGGATCAAATGGCATTCTACCCATTTGGATGGGGACCCAGAGTCTGTATTGGCCAAAACTTTGCAATGATGGAAGCAAAGATGGCATTGGCCATGATTTTGC
- the LOC131159973 gene encoding cytochrome P450 CYP72A616-like isoform X3 — protein MDGLILRSLLLSTAVLLLYSVLRAVYTIWWGPKSLEKRLTQQGIRGTSYKLFYGDKKDFLRLNKEALSKPISLNHQIASRVLPFTHHMVQTYDIYLATGKFCVEWVGTRARLIIADPELIRLALTEKDGHIQKQKQNPLVNILSLGLSALEGEKWAKHRTLMTPAFHHGKLKGMGPAFSASCCNMIDRWNELVSPEGSCELDVALELQNLTGDVIARTAFGSSYEAGKKIFEFQKEQATLVMEAFEAFYFPGLRFIPTKKNRRRYYLDNEIKTTIRGIIREKEQAKKNTESSSTDLLGLLLQCKEQKDNEMTIEDVIEECKLFYFAGQETTANLLTWTIIALSMHPNWQEKAREEVLQIWGHKTPDVEGINHLKIVPMVVHEVLRLYPPVVFMLRQIHQRTNIGGLSIPEGIDLYLPVLLLHHDPDYWGGDVEEFKPERFAEGVSKASKDQMAFYPFGWGPRVCIGQNFAMMEAKMALAMILQHFWFELSPTYTHAPFTVITLQPQHGAPIILHQI, from the exons ATGGATGGTCTCATTCTCAGGAGTCTGCTCTTGTCCACTGCAGTACTACTTCTGTACTCTGTTCTGAGAGCTGTTTACACCATTTGGTGGGGACCCAAAAGCCTGGAGAAGCGTTTAACACAGCAGGGGATAAGAGGTACCTCTTACAAGCTTTTTTATGGTGACAAGAAAGACTTCCTGAGATTAAACAAGGAAGCGTTGTCCAAACCCATTAGCCTAAATCACCAGATTGCATCACGGGTGCTTCCATTCACTCATCATATGGTTCAAACATATG ATATATACCTGGCAACAGGAAAATTTTGTGTAGAATGGGTTGGAACGAGAGCTAGGCTGATAATTGCGGACCCAGAGCTCATCAGGCTAGCATTAACAGAGAAGGACGGCCACATCCAAAAGCAAAAACAGAACCCTCTTGTTAATATTCTCAGTCTGGGCCTCTCGGCCTTGGAAGGGGAGAAATGGGCAAAGCACAGAACATTGATGACTCCTGCTTTCCACCATGGCAAGTTAAAG GGGATGGGGCCAGCCTTTTCAGCCAGTTGCTGCAACATGATTGACCGGTGGAACGAACTGGTTAGTCCTGAAGGATCATGCGAACTGGATGTTGCCCTAGAATTGCAAAATCTTACCGGTGATGTCATTGCTCGAACAGCCTTTGGAAGTAGCTATGAAGCCGGAAAGAAGATATTTGAATTCCAGAAAGAGCAGGCAACGCTGGTGATGGAAGCTTTCGAAGCCTTCTATTTTCCTGGTCTCAG ATTCATACCCACAAAGAAAAACAGAAGGAGATATTATCTAGACAATGAGATCAAAACAACAATAAGGGGCATTATTCGAGAAAAAGAGCAGGCAAAGAAAAACACAGAATCAAGCAGCACTGATTTATTGGGTTTGCTGTTACAATGCAAAGAACAGAAGGATAATGAGATGACAATTGAGGATGTGATTGAAGAATGCAAGTTATTCTACTTCGCTGGCCAAGAGACTACTGCTAACCTGCTAACATGGACGATCATCGCCTTATCAATGCATCCGAATTGGCAAGAGAAGGCAAGAGAAGAGGTTCTGCAGATTTGGGGGCATAAAACTCCTGATGTTGAAGGCATAAACCATCTCAAGATT GTCCCCATGGTAGTACATGAAGTCTTAAGGCTATATCCACCGGTGGTATTTATGTTACGACAGATTCATCAAAGAACAAATATAGGGGGATTGTCCATCCCAGAAGGGATCGACCTTTACTTACCTGTGCTGCTTCTTCATCATGACCCAGACTACTGGGGTGGCGATGTTGAAGAATTCAAACCAGAGAGATTTGCTGAAGGGGTTTCCAAGGCATCCAAGGATCAAATGGCATTCTACCCATTTGGATGGGGACCCAGAGTCTGTATTGGCCAAAACTTTGCAATGATGGAAGCAAAGATGGCATTGGCCATGATTTTGC
- the LOC131159973 gene encoding cytochrome P450 CYP72A616-like isoform X4, which translates to MDGLILRSLLLSTAVLLLYSVLRAVYTIWWGPKSLEKRLTQQGIRGTSYKLFYGDKKDFLRLNKEALSKPISLNHQIASRVLPFTHHMVQTYGKFCVEWVGTRARLIIADPELIRLALTEKDGHIQKQKQNPLVNILSLGLSALEGEKWAKHRTLMTPAFHHGKLKGMGPAFSASCCNMIDRWNELVSPEGSCELDVALELQNLTGDVIARTAFGSSYEAGKKIFEFQKEQATLVMEAFEAFYFPGLRFIPTKKNRRRYYLDNEIKTTIRGIIREKEQAKKNTESSSTDLLGLLLQCKEQKDNEMTIEDVIEECKLFYFAGQETTANLLTWTIIALSMHPNWQEKAREEVLQIWGHKTPDVEGINHLKIVPMVVHEVLRLYPPVVFMLRQIHQRTNIGGLSIPEGIDLYLPVLLLHHDPDYWGGDVEEFKPERFAEGVSKASKDQMAFYPFGWGPRVCIGQNFAMMEAKMALAMILQHFWFELSPTYTHAPFTVITLQPQHGAPIILHQI; encoded by the exons ATGGATGGTCTCATTCTCAGGAGTCTGCTCTTGTCCACTGCAGTACTACTTCTGTACTCTGTTCTGAGAGCTGTTTACACCATTTGGTGGGGACCCAAAAGCCTGGAGAAGCGTTTAACACAGCAGGGGATAAGAGGTACCTCTTACAAGCTTTTTTATGGTGACAAGAAAGACTTCCTGAGATTAAACAAGGAAGCGTTGTCCAAACCCATTAGCCTAAATCACCAGATTGCATCACGGGTGCTTCCATTCACTCATCATATGGTTCAAACATATG GAAAATTTTGTGTAGAATGGGTTGGAACGAGAGCTAGGCTGATAATTGCGGACCCAGAGCTCATCAGGCTAGCATTAACAGAGAAGGACGGCCACATCCAAAAGCAAAAACAGAACCCTCTTGTTAATATTCTCAGTCTGGGCCTCTCGGCCTTGGAAGGGGAGAAATGGGCAAAGCACAGAACATTGATGACTCCTGCTTTCCACCATGGCAAGTTAAAG GGGATGGGGCCAGCCTTTTCAGCCAGTTGCTGCAACATGATTGACCGGTGGAACGAACTGGTTAGTCCTGAAGGATCATGCGAACTGGATGTTGCCCTAGAATTGCAAAATCTTACCGGTGATGTCATTGCTCGAACAGCCTTTGGAAGTAGCTATGAAGCCGGAAAGAAGATATTTGAATTCCAGAAAGAGCAGGCAACGCTGGTGATGGAAGCTTTCGAAGCCTTCTATTTTCCTGGTCTCAG ATTCATACCCACAAAGAAAAACAGAAGGAGATATTATCTAGACAATGAGATCAAAACAACAATAAGGGGCATTATTCGAGAAAAAGAGCAGGCAAAGAAAAACACAGAATCAAGCAGCACTGATTTATTGGGTTTGCTGTTACAATGCAAAGAACAGAAGGATAATGAGATGACAATTGAGGATGTGATTGAAGAATGCAAGTTATTCTACTTCGCTGGCCAAGAGACTACTGCTAACCTGCTAACATGGACGATCATCGCCTTATCAATGCATCCGAATTGGCAAGAGAAGGCAAGAGAAGAGGTTCTGCAGATTTGGGGGCATAAAACTCCTGATGTTGAAGGCATAAACCATCTCAAGATT GTCCCCATGGTAGTACATGAAGTCTTAAGGCTATATCCACCGGTGGTATTTATGTTACGACAGATTCATCAAAGAACAAATATAGGGGGATTGTCCATCCCAGAAGGGATCGACCTTTACTTACCTGTGCTGCTTCTTCATCATGACCCAGACTACTGGGGTGGCGATGTTGAAGAATTCAAACCAGAGAGATTTGCTGAAGGGGTTTCCAAGGCATCCAAGGATCAAATGGCATTCTACCCATTTGGATGGGGACCCAGAGTCTGTATTGGCCAAAACTTTGCAATGATGGAAGCAAAGATGGCATTGGCCATGATTTTGC